The Astyanax mexicanus isolate ESR-SI-001 chromosome 14, AstMex3_surface, whole genome shotgun sequence genome window below encodes:
- the efr3ba gene encoding protein EFR3 homolog B isoform X3 yields MYGVCGCCGALRPRYKRLVDNIFPEDPEDGLVKANMEKLTFYALSAPEKLDRIGAYLSERLSRDVARHRYGYVCIAMEALDQLLMACHCQSINLFVESFLTMVRKLLEADKPNLQILGTNSFVKFANIEEDTASYHRSYDFFISRFSEMCHSGYEDPDIRTKIRMAGIRGLQGVVRKTVNDELQANIWDPQHMDKIVPSLLFNLQQDQIPDRCAEGDKDGTVDLTERCLRELLGRAVYGNIKNAVKPVLMHLDNHSLWEGKSFAVRCFKIIMYSIQSQHSHLVIQQLLGHLDANSKSSATVRGGIVEVISEAAVIEASGSIGPTVLEVFNTLLKQLRLSVDYELGGGCSGSGGGGGLLRVQEERQLQESVIRTVGSFAGTLPTYQRSEVMLFIMGKIPVPGMYPTLGSSNSGFEGSRMIQIMLLKSLLQVTVGFQTTNMLTALPSSFLDPLLSFTLMEDAEIRLLVLEILISLIDRHENQLKFSLRVLTDISVLKLKMDKCSRQDNLFMKKHSQRLYRHVYLACREENSEQQHFQSLFTLLGLICVELANEEVVVDLIRLALALQDLAVTEEALPVFNRCAVHALSAAYLNLISQLTTVPTFCQHVHEVIELRQKEFPFLLPEGVFAEAEKLPEKLEKVEKVEGEFLFSQSKIAETLGGSGYNSDRLVTPYIPQITEEDRLSKRKSIVDTISLQLDVESRLSPEKEQKSPAEQITFESLKQAIADGVCVEEQERERRRLVVERFQTAPFEEIAAHCGARASLLQNKLNQIFEITIRPPPSPSGSIGNGSGPSRSVPVYEMKFPDLCVY; encoded by the exons ATGTACG GTGTGTGCGGTTGCTGCGGGGCTTTAAGGCCCCGCTATAAGAGGCTGGTGGATAACATTTTTCCAGAAGATCCAGAg gATGGATTGGTAAAGGCTAATATGGAAAAGCTGACATTTTATGCTCTATCTGCTCCTGAGAAGTTGGACCGGATCGGGGCTTATCTGTCAGAGAGGCTCTCCAGAGATGTGGCTCGCCACCGATATGG aTATGTGTGCATCGCAATGGAGGCTTTGGATCAGCTTCTGATGGCTTGTCACTGCCAGAGCATTAACCTGTTTGTGGAAAGCTTTCTCACCATGGTGCGGAAACTCCTTGAGGCCGACAAACCCAACCTGCAGATCCTGGGCACCAACTCT TTTGTGAAGTTTGCGAATATTGAAGAGGATACGGCATCGTATCACCGGAGCTACGACTTCTTCATCTCCCGGTTCAGTGAGATGTGCCACTCAGGCTATGAAGATCCAGATATTCGCACCAA gatTCGGATGGCGGGGATTCGGGGTCTGCAGGGTGTGGTGAGGAAGACGGTAAACGATGAATTGCAGGCAAACATCTGGGATCCTCAGCACATGGACAAGATAGTGCCATCCCTCCTGTTTAATCTACAGCAGGACCAGATCCCAGACAG gtGTGCTGAGGGCGATAAGGATGGTACGGTGGATCTAACAGAGAGGTGTCTGAGGGAGCTGCTGGGTCGGGCTGTTTATGGAAACATAAAGAATGCAGTTAAACCCGTCCTGAt GCACCTGGATAATCATTCTCTGTGGGAGGGGAAAAGCTTTGCTGTTCGCTGCTTTAAAATCATAATGTACTCCATTCAG TCCCAGCATTCCCACCTGGTCATCCAGCAGCTGCTCGGTCATTTAGATGCCAACAGTAAGAGCTCGGCGACGGTGCGAGGCGGGATTGTGGAGGTGATTTCTGAAGCAGCGGTGATCGAGGCCAGCGGTTCAATCG ggcCGACAGTGTTGGAAGTGTTTAACACTCTGCTGAAGCAGCTGCGTCTGAGTGTGGACTATGAGCTGGGTGGTGGGTGCAGTGGCAGCGGTGGTGGCGGGGGGCTGCTCAGGGTACAGGAGGAGAGGCAGCTGCAGGAGTCGGTCATCAGGACCGTGG GTTCGTTTGCCGGCACTCTGCCCACCTACCAGCGCTCAGAGGTCATGCTCTTTATCATGGGCAAGATTCCTGTCCCGGGCATGTATCCTACGCTGGGTTCCTCCAACTCAGG GTTTGAGGGCAGCAGGATGATCCAGATTATGCTTCTGAAATCACTGCTGCAG GTGACGGTGGGTTTCCAGACGACGAATATGTTGACGGCTCTGCCGAGTTCGTTTCTGGATCCTCTGCTGTCCTTCACGCTGATGGAAGATGCTGAGATTCGTCTGCTGGTTCTGGAGATCCTCATCAGTCTCATCGATCGCCATGAGAACCAGCTGAAGTTCTCTCTGAG AGTACTGACTGACATTTCTGTGCTGAAGCTGAAAATGGACAAGTGCTCACGACAAGATAATCTGTTCATGAAGAAGCACTCTCAGAGACTGTACCGCCACGTCTACCTGGCCTGCAGAGAGGAGAACAGTGAACAGCAGCACTTCCAGTCCCTGTTCACTCTGCTGGGGCTCATCTGTGTAGAACTCGCCAacgaggaggtggtggtggaccTCATCCGCCTCGCTCTAGCACTGCAG GATCTGGCTGTAACTGAAGAGGCTCTTCCTGTGTTTAACCGCTGCGCTGTCCACGCTCTGTCAGCGGCATATTTAAACCTAATCAGTCAGCTGACCACCGTGCCCACCTTCTGCCAGCATGTGCACGAG GTGATTGAATTGAGGCAGAAAGAGTTTCCCTTCCTGCTGCCGGAGGGTGTCTTCGCTGAGGCTGAGAA GCTGCCAGAGAAGCTGGAGAAGGTGGAGAAGGTGGAGGGCGAGTTCCTGTTCTCCCAGTCTAAGATAGCGGAGACACTGGGTGGGAGCGGCTATAACTCTGACAGACTGGTCACTCCGTACATTCCCCAGATCACAG AAGAAGACAGACTCTCCAAAAGGAAGAGCATCGTGGACACCATCTCTCTACAGCTGGATGTGGAGTCCAGACTCAGCCCAGAGAAAGAACAG AAATCTCCAGCTGAGCAGATCACATTCGAATCCCTTAAACAGGCCATCG cagacggtgtgtgtgtggaggagcagGAGCGTGAGCGCAGGCGGCTGGTGGTGGAAAGGTTCCAGACGGCTCCGTTTGAGGAGATCGCGGCTCACTGTGGGGCGCGG GCTTCACTGCTGCAGAACAAACTCAACCAAATATTTGAAATCACGATCAG gCCTCCCCCAAGTCCTTCTGGATCCATTGGGAATGGGAGCGGGCCGAGCCGCTCAGTACCGGTGTATGAGATGAAGTTCCCAGACCTG
- the efr3ba gene encoding protein EFR3 homolog B isoform X2 has protein sequence MQEWAGPFCQNRTQSSELSNPNCTQPSANYTNYINFTQPKMPLPHLTLPSLPLPNFTLPNLTLPNLPSVPNVLRVPSPRALFLDCSSVLDHGVWSGVCGCCGALRPRYKRLVDNIFPEDPEDGLVKANMEKLTFYALSAPEKLDRIGAYLSERLSRDVARHRYGYVCIAMEALDQLLMACHCQSINLFVESFLTMVRKLLEADKPNLQILGTNSFVKFANIEEDTASYHRSYDFFISRFSEMCHSGYEDPDIRTKIRMAGIRGLQGVVRKTVNDELQANIWDPQHMDKIVPSLLFNLQQDQIPDRCAEGDKDGTVDLTERCLRELLGRAVYGNIKNAVKPVLMHLDNHSLWEGKSFAVRCFKIIMYSIQSQHSHLVIQQLLGHLDANSKSSATVRGGIVEVISEAAVIEASGSIGPTVLEVFNTLLKQLRLSVDYELGGGCSGSGGGGGLLRVQEERQLQESVIRTVGSFAGTLPTYQRSEVMLFIMGKIPVPGMYPTLGSSNSGFEGSRMIQIMLLKSLLQVTVGFQTTNMLTALPSSFLDPLLSFTLMEDAEIRLLVLEILISLIDRHENQLKFSLRVLTDISVLKLKMDKCSRQDNLFMKKHSQRLYRHVYLACREENSEQQHFQSLFTLLGLICVELANEEVVVDLIRLALALQDLAVTEEALPVFNRCAVHALSAAYLNLISQLTTVPTFCQHVHEVIELRQKEFPFLLPEGVFAEAEKLPEKLEKVEKVEGEFLFSQSKIAETLGGSGYNSDRLVTPYIPQITEEDRLSKRKSIVDTISLQLDVESRLSPEKEQKSPAEQITFESLKQAIDGVCVEEQERERRRLVVERFQTAPFEEIAAHCGARASLLQNKLNQIFEITIRPPPSPSGSIGNGSGPSRSVPVYEMKFPDLCVY, from the exons ATGCAGGAGTGGGCGGGGCCGTTCTGTCAGAACCGAACTCAGAGCTCAGAACTCTCAAACCCGAACTGCACACAGCCTTCAGCGAACTATACTAACTACATTAACTTTACACAGCCTAAAATGCCTCTCCCACACCTCACCCTACCCAGCCTCCCCCTACCCAACTTCACCTTACCCAACCTCACCTTACCGAACCTCCCGAGTGTTCCTAATGTTCTGCGTGTTCCGAGTCCTCGCGCGCTGTTCCTGGACTGCAGCAGTGTGTTGGATCATGGAGTTTGGAGTG GTGTGTGCGGTTGCTGCGGGGCTTTAAGGCCCCGCTATAAGAGGCTGGTGGATAACATTTTTCCAGAAGATCCAGAg gATGGATTGGTAAAGGCTAATATGGAAAAGCTGACATTTTATGCTCTATCTGCTCCTGAGAAGTTGGACCGGATCGGGGCTTATCTGTCAGAGAGGCTCTCCAGAGATGTGGCTCGCCACCGATATGG aTATGTGTGCATCGCAATGGAGGCTTTGGATCAGCTTCTGATGGCTTGTCACTGCCAGAGCATTAACCTGTTTGTGGAAAGCTTTCTCACCATGGTGCGGAAACTCCTTGAGGCCGACAAACCCAACCTGCAGATCCTGGGCACCAACTCT TTTGTGAAGTTTGCGAATATTGAAGAGGATACGGCATCGTATCACCGGAGCTACGACTTCTTCATCTCCCGGTTCAGTGAGATGTGCCACTCAGGCTATGAAGATCCAGATATTCGCACCAA gatTCGGATGGCGGGGATTCGGGGTCTGCAGGGTGTGGTGAGGAAGACGGTAAACGATGAATTGCAGGCAAACATCTGGGATCCTCAGCACATGGACAAGATAGTGCCATCCCTCCTGTTTAATCTACAGCAGGACCAGATCCCAGACAG gtGTGCTGAGGGCGATAAGGATGGTACGGTGGATCTAACAGAGAGGTGTCTGAGGGAGCTGCTGGGTCGGGCTGTTTATGGAAACATAAAGAATGCAGTTAAACCCGTCCTGAt GCACCTGGATAATCATTCTCTGTGGGAGGGGAAAAGCTTTGCTGTTCGCTGCTTTAAAATCATAATGTACTCCATTCAG TCCCAGCATTCCCACCTGGTCATCCAGCAGCTGCTCGGTCATTTAGATGCCAACAGTAAGAGCTCGGCGACGGTGCGAGGCGGGATTGTGGAGGTGATTTCTGAAGCAGCGGTGATCGAGGCCAGCGGTTCAATCG ggcCGACAGTGTTGGAAGTGTTTAACACTCTGCTGAAGCAGCTGCGTCTGAGTGTGGACTATGAGCTGGGTGGTGGGTGCAGTGGCAGCGGTGGTGGCGGGGGGCTGCTCAGGGTACAGGAGGAGAGGCAGCTGCAGGAGTCGGTCATCAGGACCGTGG GTTCGTTTGCCGGCACTCTGCCCACCTACCAGCGCTCAGAGGTCATGCTCTTTATCATGGGCAAGATTCCTGTCCCGGGCATGTATCCTACGCTGGGTTCCTCCAACTCAGG GTTTGAGGGCAGCAGGATGATCCAGATTATGCTTCTGAAATCACTGCTGCAG GTGACGGTGGGTTTCCAGACGACGAATATGTTGACGGCTCTGCCGAGTTCGTTTCTGGATCCTCTGCTGTCCTTCACGCTGATGGAAGATGCTGAGATTCGTCTGCTGGTTCTGGAGATCCTCATCAGTCTCATCGATCGCCATGAGAACCAGCTGAAGTTCTCTCTGAG AGTACTGACTGACATTTCTGTGCTGAAGCTGAAAATGGACAAGTGCTCACGACAAGATAATCTGTTCATGAAGAAGCACTCTCAGAGACTGTACCGCCACGTCTACCTGGCCTGCAGAGAGGAGAACAGTGAACAGCAGCACTTCCAGTCCCTGTTCACTCTGCTGGGGCTCATCTGTGTAGAACTCGCCAacgaggaggtggtggtggaccTCATCCGCCTCGCTCTAGCACTGCAG GATCTGGCTGTAACTGAAGAGGCTCTTCCTGTGTTTAACCGCTGCGCTGTCCACGCTCTGTCAGCGGCATATTTAAACCTAATCAGTCAGCTGACCACCGTGCCCACCTTCTGCCAGCATGTGCACGAG GTGATTGAATTGAGGCAGAAAGAGTTTCCCTTCCTGCTGCCGGAGGGTGTCTTCGCTGAGGCTGAGAA GCTGCCAGAGAAGCTGGAGAAGGTGGAGAAGGTGGAGGGCGAGTTCCTGTTCTCCCAGTCTAAGATAGCGGAGACACTGGGTGGGAGCGGCTATAACTCTGACAGACTGGTCACTCCGTACATTCCCCAGATCACAG AAGAAGACAGACTCTCCAAAAGGAAGAGCATCGTGGACACCATCTCTCTACAGCTGGATGTGGAGTCCAGACTCAGCCCAGAGAAAGAACAG AAATCTCCAGCTGAGCAGATCACATTCGAATCCCTTAAACAGGCCATCG acggtgtgtgtgtggaggagcagGAGCGTGAGCGCAGGCGGCTGGTGGTGGAAAGGTTCCAGACGGCTCCGTTTGAGGAGATCGCGGCTCACTGTGGGGCGCGG GCTTCACTGCTGCAGAACAAACTCAACCAAATATTTGAAATCACGATCAG gCCTCCCCCAAGTCCTTCTGGATCCATTGGGAATGGGAGCGGGCCGAGCCGCTCAGTACCGGTGTATGAGATGAAGTTCCCAGACCTG
- the efr3ba gene encoding protein EFR3 homolog B isoform X1 yields MQEWAGPFCQNRTQSSELSNPNCTQPSANYTNYINFTQPKMPLPHLTLPSLPLPNFTLPNLTLPNLPSVPNVLRVPSPRALFLDCSSVLDHGVWSGVCGCCGALRPRYKRLVDNIFPEDPEDGLVKANMEKLTFYALSAPEKLDRIGAYLSERLSRDVARHRYGYVCIAMEALDQLLMACHCQSINLFVESFLTMVRKLLEADKPNLQILGTNSFVKFANIEEDTASYHRSYDFFISRFSEMCHSGYEDPDIRTKIRMAGIRGLQGVVRKTVNDELQANIWDPQHMDKIVPSLLFNLQQDQIPDRCAEGDKDGTVDLTERCLRELLGRAVYGNIKNAVKPVLMHLDNHSLWEGKSFAVRCFKIIMYSIQSQHSHLVIQQLLGHLDANSKSSATVRGGIVEVISEAAVIEASGSIGPTVLEVFNTLLKQLRLSVDYELGGGCSGSGGGGGLLRVQEERQLQESVIRTVGSFAGTLPTYQRSEVMLFIMGKIPVPGMYPTLGSSNSGFEGSRMIQIMLLKSLLQVTVGFQTTNMLTALPSSFLDPLLSFTLMEDAEIRLLVLEILISLIDRHENQLKFSLRVLTDISVLKLKMDKCSRQDNLFMKKHSQRLYRHVYLACREENSEQQHFQSLFTLLGLICVELANEEVVVDLIRLALALQDLAVTEEALPVFNRCAVHALSAAYLNLISQLTTVPTFCQHVHEVIELRQKEFPFLLPEGVFAEAEKLPEKLEKVEKVEGEFLFSQSKIAETLGGSGYNSDRLVTPYIPQITEEDRLSKRKSIVDTISLQLDVESRLSPEKEQKSPAEQITFESLKQAIADGVCVEEQERERRRLVVERFQTAPFEEIAAHCGARASLLQNKLNQIFEITIRPPPSPSGSIGNGSGPSRSVPVYEMKFPDLCVY; encoded by the exons ATGCAGGAGTGGGCGGGGCCGTTCTGTCAGAACCGAACTCAGAGCTCAGAACTCTCAAACCCGAACTGCACACAGCCTTCAGCGAACTATACTAACTACATTAACTTTACACAGCCTAAAATGCCTCTCCCACACCTCACCCTACCCAGCCTCCCCCTACCCAACTTCACCTTACCCAACCTCACCTTACCGAACCTCCCGAGTGTTCCTAATGTTCTGCGTGTTCCGAGTCCTCGCGCGCTGTTCCTGGACTGCAGCAGTGTGTTGGATCATGGAGTTTGGAGTG GTGTGTGCGGTTGCTGCGGGGCTTTAAGGCCCCGCTATAAGAGGCTGGTGGATAACATTTTTCCAGAAGATCCAGAg gATGGATTGGTAAAGGCTAATATGGAAAAGCTGACATTTTATGCTCTATCTGCTCCTGAGAAGTTGGACCGGATCGGGGCTTATCTGTCAGAGAGGCTCTCCAGAGATGTGGCTCGCCACCGATATGG aTATGTGTGCATCGCAATGGAGGCTTTGGATCAGCTTCTGATGGCTTGTCACTGCCAGAGCATTAACCTGTTTGTGGAAAGCTTTCTCACCATGGTGCGGAAACTCCTTGAGGCCGACAAACCCAACCTGCAGATCCTGGGCACCAACTCT TTTGTGAAGTTTGCGAATATTGAAGAGGATACGGCATCGTATCACCGGAGCTACGACTTCTTCATCTCCCGGTTCAGTGAGATGTGCCACTCAGGCTATGAAGATCCAGATATTCGCACCAA gatTCGGATGGCGGGGATTCGGGGTCTGCAGGGTGTGGTGAGGAAGACGGTAAACGATGAATTGCAGGCAAACATCTGGGATCCTCAGCACATGGACAAGATAGTGCCATCCCTCCTGTTTAATCTACAGCAGGACCAGATCCCAGACAG gtGTGCTGAGGGCGATAAGGATGGTACGGTGGATCTAACAGAGAGGTGTCTGAGGGAGCTGCTGGGTCGGGCTGTTTATGGAAACATAAAGAATGCAGTTAAACCCGTCCTGAt GCACCTGGATAATCATTCTCTGTGGGAGGGGAAAAGCTTTGCTGTTCGCTGCTTTAAAATCATAATGTACTCCATTCAG TCCCAGCATTCCCACCTGGTCATCCAGCAGCTGCTCGGTCATTTAGATGCCAACAGTAAGAGCTCGGCGACGGTGCGAGGCGGGATTGTGGAGGTGATTTCTGAAGCAGCGGTGATCGAGGCCAGCGGTTCAATCG ggcCGACAGTGTTGGAAGTGTTTAACACTCTGCTGAAGCAGCTGCGTCTGAGTGTGGACTATGAGCTGGGTGGTGGGTGCAGTGGCAGCGGTGGTGGCGGGGGGCTGCTCAGGGTACAGGAGGAGAGGCAGCTGCAGGAGTCGGTCATCAGGACCGTGG GTTCGTTTGCCGGCACTCTGCCCACCTACCAGCGCTCAGAGGTCATGCTCTTTATCATGGGCAAGATTCCTGTCCCGGGCATGTATCCTACGCTGGGTTCCTCCAACTCAGG GTTTGAGGGCAGCAGGATGATCCAGATTATGCTTCTGAAATCACTGCTGCAG GTGACGGTGGGTTTCCAGACGACGAATATGTTGACGGCTCTGCCGAGTTCGTTTCTGGATCCTCTGCTGTCCTTCACGCTGATGGAAGATGCTGAGATTCGTCTGCTGGTTCTGGAGATCCTCATCAGTCTCATCGATCGCCATGAGAACCAGCTGAAGTTCTCTCTGAG AGTACTGACTGACATTTCTGTGCTGAAGCTGAAAATGGACAAGTGCTCACGACAAGATAATCTGTTCATGAAGAAGCACTCTCAGAGACTGTACCGCCACGTCTACCTGGCCTGCAGAGAGGAGAACAGTGAACAGCAGCACTTCCAGTCCCTGTTCACTCTGCTGGGGCTCATCTGTGTAGAACTCGCCAacgaggaggtggtggtggaccTCATCCGCCTCGCTCTAGCACTGCAG GATCTGGCTGTAACTGAAGAGGCTCTTCCTGTGTTTAACCGCTGCGCTGTCCACGCTCTGTCAGCGGCATATTTAAACCTAATCAGTCAGCTGACCACCGTGCCCACCTTCTGCCAGCATGTGCACGAG GTGATTGAATTGAGGCAGAAAGAGTTTCCCTTCCTGCTGCCGGAGGGTGTCTTCGCTGAGGCTGAGAA GCTGCCAGAGAAGCTGGAGAAGGTGGAGAAGGTGGAGGGCGAGTTCCTGTTCTCCCAGTCTAAGATAGCGGAGACACTGGGTGGGAGCGGCTATAACTCTGACAGACTGGTCACTCCGTACATTCCCCAGATCACAG AAGAAGACAGACTCTCCAAAAGGAAGAGCATCGTGGACACCATCTCTCTACAGCTGGATGTGGAGTCCAGACTCAGCCCAGAGAAAGAACAG AAATCTCCAGCTGAGCAGATCACATTCGAATCCCTTAAACAGGCCATCG cagacggtgtgtgtgtggaggagcagGAGCGTGAGCGCAGGCGGCTGGTGGTGGAAAGGTTCCAGACGGCTCCGTTTGAGGAGATCGCGGCTCACTGTGGGGCGCGG GCTTCACTGCTGCAGAACAAACTCAACCAAATATTTGAAATCACGATCAG gCCTCCCCCAAGTCCTTCTGGATCCATTGGGAATGGGAGCGGGCCGAGCCGCTCAGTACCGGTGTATGAGATGAAGTTCCCAGACCTG
- the dnajc27 gene encoding dnaJ homolog subfamily C member 27 — MDTNVQKRRESKKSLRVKVISLGNAEVGKSCIIKRYCEKRFVPKYLATIGIDYGVTKVQVRDREIKVNIFDMAGHPFFYEVRNEFYKDSQGVILVYDVGLRESFDALDSWLTEMKQEMGSQANMESIIFVVCANKVDLTKRRVVDESEGRLWAESRGFHYFETSAQSGEGISEMFQAFFSSITDMCENGGKKPPPEVSIGFTKEQADTIRRIRNSKDSWDMLGVKPGATREEVNKAYRKLAVLLHPDKCVAPGSEDAFKAVVNARTSLLKNIK, encoded by the exons ATGGACACGAACGTGCAGAAACGGCGAGAGAGTAAGAAATCTCTGCGGGTGAAGGTGATCAGCCTTGGAAACGCGGAGGTCGGGAAG aGTTGCATCATCAAGAGGTACTGCGAGAAACGATTTGTACCCAAATATCTGGCAACAATTGGGATCGATTATGGAGTGACCAA GGTTCAAGTTCGGGACAGGGAAATAAAAGTCAACATTTTTGACATGGCGGGGCATCCTTTCTTCTATGAG GTGCGTAACGAGTTCTATAAGGACTCTCAGGGCGTGATCCTGGTGTACGATGTGGGTCTGAGGGAGAGCTTTGACGCGCTGGACAGCTGGCTCACCGAGATGAAGCAGGAGATGGGCTCTCAGGCCAACATGGAGAGTATCATCTTTGTTGTGTGTGCAAACAAG GTGGATCTGACTAAAAGGCGTGTGGTGGACGAGAGTGAAGGCCGGCTGTGGGCAGAAAGCAGAGGTTTCCATTATTTTGAGACGTCTGCTCAGAGTGGAGAGGGTATCAGTGAGATGTTTCAG GCTTTCTTCTCCTCCATAACGGACATGTGTGAGAACGGGGGGAAGAAGCCTCCCCCGGAGGTCAGCATAGGCTTCACCAAGGAGCAGGCCGACACCATCCGCCGCATCCGCAACAGCAAAGACAGCTGGGACATGCTGGGGGTCAAACCAGGAGCCACCAG GGAGGAAGTCAACAAGGCATACAGGAAGTTGGCTGTTCTGCTGCACCCGGATAAGTGCGTGGCTCCAGGCAGCGAAGACGCTTTTAAAGCTGTGGTGAACGCTCGCACCTCTCTGCTCAAAAACATCAAGTAG